In Chryseobacterium gotjawalense, the following are encoded in one genomic region:
- a CDS encoding energy transducer TonB, which yields MVKNYFDYQRSMLNSEFRKRFDSEVTTADKMTVEKDFHEFMQKLDSLQNNALIHALVRVKIREDLNHFQKQAPSSGNNPEKAKVSSNADYPGGFNIMRQQIAEHFYTNAVLADHKMMRTELLFIVERDGSITSVKAEGDNFTFNRQAEIALYLLPEKFAPAFINGTAVRYRFRLPLSMNFE from the coding sequence ATGGTGAAAAACTATTTTGATTATCAGCGTTCCATGCTGAACAGTGAATTCCGGAAACGATTCGATAGTGAAGTTACCACCGCCGATAAAATGACGGTTGAAAAGGATTTTCACGAGTTTATGCAGAAGCTCGACAGTCTTCAGAATAACGCTTTGATTCACGCTTTAGTAAGGGTCAAAATACGGGAAGATTTAAACCATTTTCAAAAGCAGGCACCATCTTCCGGTAATAATCCGGAAAAAGCTAAAGTAAGCAGCAATGCAGATTACCCGGGCGGTTTCAATATCATGCGCCAGCAGATCGCAGAGCATTTTTATACCAATGCCGTTTTAGCTGACCATAAAATGATGAGAACAGAACTGCTCTTTATTGTTGAAAGAGATGGGTCAATAACTTCAGTAAAAGCAGAAGGAGATAATTTCACTTTTAACCGCCAGGCCGAAATCGCACTTTATCTTCTCCCGGAAAAATTTGCTCCGGCTTTTATTAATGGAACAGCGGTGCGATACCGTTTCAGACTGCCTTTGTCCATGAATTTCGAATAG
- a CDS encoding DUF6909 family protein has product MVNSRARETTEAIERLYVSMRHLFYRGFFKPAGISGESLRSLLMIINPEIYGTMGVPNKIELDGLLYVLDRLPEGIEECSFIHLTSDEGFDKGSFEVIVPKKRRRNCYRIDEHQMNIEVLLGRSEIYDILTHLTFLYIEADKIRKLAFLSERSDKPSRAWKIIEEVATGDKKMSRKEKEVALIHLSSLLGRTFDETLNAYNSFGDDKNPDRLFKIIYHLGNESFNDYKQIREREVHFSAILRERVGHHFFGEKWANKVKQVLAENNLQMRPLHIISANMHSVKNMLFANDAIGKKVTKNVDYKMYEEISNKKTLQEKVLVHSQDAGLIYIHDQSGSNIDVQIIDLAKTDLKNTPFADLNYSGDDVIMVFDYAFGEQAYEVMDELLRPYDYNGEIYTMKVKSISIMGKAGILMGGKGDIMIPTSHVFEGTADNYPFENALKLADFEDDELRAFEGGMVTVLGTSLQNKDILRYFMDTSWKAIGLEMEGAHYQKAIQVASKIRHHISEDLFVMYAYYASDNPLETGSTLSSGGLGLTGVKPTYLITLRILEKILKSGIAAKK; this is encoded by the coding sequence ATGGTAAATTCACGAGCAAGAGAAACCACTGAAGCAATCGAAAGACTTTATGTTTCTATGCGTCACTTATTCTATCGCGGTTTTTTCAAACCTGCCGGGATCTCCGGAGAAAGCCTCCGGTCACTACTTATGATCATCAACCCGGAAATTTATGGAACAATGGGAGTTCCGAACAAAATAGAGTTAGACGGACTTCTGTATGTTTTAGACAGACTTCCGGAAGGGATTGAGGAATGCTCATTCATTCATCTTACTTCTGATGAAGGTTTCGACAAAGGAAGCTTCGAAGTTATTGTTCCTAAAAAAAGAAGAAGAAACTGTTATCGTATCGACGAACATCAAATGAACATCGAAGTTCTTCTGGGTCGTTCTGAAATTTACGATATTCTCACTCACCTTACTTTCCTTTATATTGAAGCGGACAAAATCCGCAAACTCGCCTTCCTTTCTGAACGCAGCGACAAACCAAGCAGAGCCTGGAAAATTATCGAAGAAGTTGCAACAGGCGATAAAAAAATGAGCAGAAAAGAGAAAGAAGTGGCACTGATTCACCTATCTTCATTGTTAGGACGAACCTTTGATGAAACTTTGAACGCTTATAACAGTTTCGGCGATGATAAAAATCCGGACCGTCTTTTCAAAATCATTTATCATTTAGGAAACGAAAGTTTTAATGATTATAAACAAATCAGAGAAAGAGAAGTTCATTTCTCGGCAATTCTCAGAGAAAGAGTAGGCCACCATTTCTTTGGCGAAAAATGGGCGAATAAAGTAAAACAGGTTTTAGCAGAAAATAATCTGCAGATGAGACCTTTACATATTATTTCTGCCAACATGCATTCTGTGAAAAATATGCTTTTTGCAAATGATGCTATCGGGAAAAAAGTGACTAAGAATGTGGACTATAAAATGTATGAAGAAATTTCCAACAAGAAAACCTTGCAGGAAAAAGTTCTCGTACATTCCCAAGATGCCGGTTTGATTTATATTCACGATCAAAGCGGAAGCAATATCGATGTTCAGATTATCGATTTGGCAAAAACCGATTTGAAAAATACACCTTTTGCAGACCTAAATTATTCGGGAGACGATGTGATTATGGTTTTCGATTATGCATTCGGTGAGCAGGCTTACGAAGTAATGGACGAACTTTTACGTCCTTATGACTATAATGGCGAAATCTACACGATGAAGGTGAAGTCCATTTCGATAATGGGGAAAGCCGGAATTTTGATGGGCGGAAAAGGAGATATTATGATTCCTACTTCTCACGTATTTGAAGGAACCGCAGATAATTATCCGTTTGAAAATGCTTTGAAATTAGCAGATTTCGAAGATGACGAATTACGGGCATTCGAAGGCGGGATGGTTACCGTTTTGGGAACTTCTCTTCAGAATAAAGATATTCTCCGTTATTTTATGGACACTTCCTGGAAAGCGATTGGGCTGGAAATGGAAGGTGCGCATTATCAGAAAGCCATTCAGGTTGCCTCGAAAATCCGCCACCATATTTCAGAAGATCTTTTCGTAATGTATGCGTATTATGCGTCTGATAATCCTCTGGAAACTGGTTCTACACTGTCTTCCGGTGGATTGGGACTGACGGGAGTTAAACCGACTTACCTGATAACTTTAAGAATATTAGAGAAAATTTTAAAAAGCGGAATAGCTGCTAAGAAGTAA
- a CDS encoding M1 family metallopeptidase — protein MNKGFLIILTLFFGLLSAQKNAYYQQYAKYKMDIDVDAKNFTYNGNQTLTYTNNSPDELDVVYFHLYWNAFKPGSMMDQRIAGQGKNGDSRLQNNGISRLASIPKDEEGAQNIHWIKQNGKNLKFEIQETVMKVYLDSPIKANSSTTFTMEWDAVIPMQIRRAGRNNREGIDMTVTQWYPKIAEYDYDGWATFDYIGREFHAPFSDFEVNIKIDKEYVIGAGGTLENPLEVKGYDKKATIKADKNNKATWKWTAKNMLDFAWAADRDYTVDSFVVLDGPKVYFVYQKSEKTKYWEQSKPYVTKFFQIMNATFGRYVYPSYSFIQGGDGGMEYGMCTMILGEAKSLDGLVGLMVHEGGHSWNQQIMAYNESVRPWMDEGFTSYYDDSVMYQLFPPKTPQANPFTGSLDRYRNFVKRGIEEPAVWLGDHHDNGTAYSFATYVKGELFLVQLGYIMGEQNLALVMKEFYDEWHLKHPTDRDFMHIAQKVSGMDLKWFLNYWINTTKTIDYGIKEVKYNENSTTIILENKGTIPMPIDFSILTTDKKVVNYQIPLNMTHTWKTKDIYGDFKTEAYWPWTQKEYTLTIPYTKSQISALGIDFSQRLADVNLEDNLVEVK, from the coding sequence ATGAACAAAGGGTTTCTCATTATTCTTACTTTATTTTTCGGATTATTATCAGCGCAGAAAAACGCTTATTATCAACAATACGCCAAATACAAAATGGATATTGATGTGGATGCGAAAAACTTCACCTACAACGGAAATCAAACGTTGACGTACACCAACAATTCTCCGGATGAACTGGATGTGGTTTATTTTCACCTTTACTGGAATGCCTTTAAACCGGGTTCCATGATGGATCAAAGAATTGCGGGCCAAGGTAAAAATGGTGATTCGAGATTACAGAATAATGGCATTTCGCGTTTAGCTTCAATTCCGAAAGATGAAGAAGGCGCGCAAAATATCCATTGGATCAAGCAAAATGGGAAAAATCTGAAATTTGAAATCCAGGAAACGGTGATGAAAGTGTATCTGGATTCTCCGATAAAAGCCAATTCGTCAACCACATTTACGATGGAATGGGACGCAGTGATTCCGATGCAGATTCGCCGTGCCGGAAGAAATAACCGCGAAGGAATCGACATGACGGTCACACAGTGGTATCCGAAGATCGCAGAATACGATTATGACGGCTGGGCAACTTTTGATTATATCGGCAGGGAATTTCACGCCCCTTTTTCAGATTTTGAAGTCAATATTAAAATCGATAAAGAGTATGTAATTGGAGCGGGCGGAACTTTAGAAAACCCTTTAGAAGTAAAAGGTTATGATAAGAAAGCCACCATTAAAGCTGATAAAAATAACAAAGCAACCTGGAAATGGACTGCCAAAAACATGTTGGATTTCGCATGGGCTGCAGACCGTGATTATACTGTAGATTCGTTTGTGGTTTTAGACGGACCGAAAGTTTATTTCGTTTATCAAAAATCAGAGAAGACCAAATACTGGGAACAGTCAAAACCGTATGTAACGAAGTTTTTCCAGATAATGAATGCTACTTTCGGCAGATACGTTTATCCTTCGTACTCTTTTATTCAGGGTGGCGACGGCGGAATGGAATATGGAATGTGTACCATGATTCTGGGCGAAGCGAAAAGTTTAGACGGTCTCGTTGGTTTAATGGTTCACGAAGGCGGGCATTCCTGGAATCAGCAGATTATGGCTTACAACGAAAGCGTCCGGCCGTGGATGGATGAAGGTTTTACAAGTTATTATGATGATTCTGTGATGTACCAGTTATTTCCACCAAAAACACCACAGGCAAATCCGTTTACGGGAAGTTTAGACCGGTACAGGAATTTTGTAAAAAGAGGAATTGAAGAACCTGCCGTGTGGTTAGGAGACCATCACGATAATGGAACCGCTTACTCTTTCGCAACTTATGTAAAAGGTGAACTCTTTTTGGTGCAGCTGGGCTATATTATGGGAGAACAAAACCTGGCTTTGGTTATGAAAGAATTTTATGATGAATGGCACTTGAAACATCCAACCGATAGGGATTTCATGCATATTGCACAGAAAGTTTCGGGCATGGATTTGAAATGGTTCCTCAATTATTGGATTAATACCACCAAAACCATTGATTACGGAATTAAAGAGGTGAAATATAACGAAAACTCAACCACCATTATTTTAGAAAATAAAGGAACAATTCCGATGCCTATTGATTTTTCAATTTTGACGACCGATAAAAAAGTCGTGAATTACCAGATTCCTTTAAATATGACGCACACCTGGAAAACCAAAGATATTTACGGTGATTTCAAAACCGAAGCTTATTGGCCATGGACTCAGAAAGAATATACGCTGACAATTCCTTATACCAAATCACAGATTTCTGCCTTGGGAATTGATTTTTCTCAACGGTTAGCAGATGTGAATCTGGAAGATAATTTGGTAGAAGTAAAATAA
- a CDS encoding nucleoside deaminase, translating to MFTDEYYMKMALQQAQIAFEKEEVPIGCVIVSNDRILAKTHNLTETLNDVTAHAEMQAITSAANYLGGKYLQNCTMYVTLEPCVMCSGALIWSQISKVVIGARDEQRGFINKHLNLHPKTEIVVGVMEHECSVIVKEFFKNKR from the coding sequence ATGTTTACCGACGAATACTATATGAAAATGGCGCTCCAGCAGGCGCAGATCGCTTTTGAAAAAGAGGAGGTTCCTATTGGCTGTGTCATCGTTTCCAATGACCGGATATTGGCCAAAACCCACAATCTGACAGAGACTTTAAATGATGTTACTGCCCATGCGGAAATGCAGGCGATTACCTCGGCAGCAAATTACCTCGGCGGCAAATATCTGCAAAACTGTACGATGTATGTGACGCTCGAGCCCTGTGTCATGTGCTCTGGAGCTTTAATCTGGTCGCAGATTTCTAAAGTCGTGATTGGTGCGAGAGATGAACAGAGAGGTTTTATCAATAAACATTTAAACCTGCATCCAAAAACAGAAATTGTTGTAGGCGTTATGGAACATGAATGTTCGGTAATTGTAAAAGAGTTTTTTAAAAATAAAAGATAG
- a CDS encoding 50S ribosomal protein L25/general stress protein Ctc yields the protein MKSITIQGTKRESVGKKSTKALRDAELVPCVVYGGAETLNFSAEEKSFKGLVYTPEAHTVSIEVDGKTIPAVLQDIQFHPLTDKILHADFYQLSDDKPVVMEVPVKLIGRSKGVVAGGAMRQSFRKLKVKAIPANLPDEIVVDVTPLKIGSKLYVGDIKTEGFTFMHPANAVVVAVKMSRTAAKGGASVDEDEEEETPAGDVPATEETSAE from the coding sequence ATGAAATCAATTACAATTCAAGGTACAAAAAGAGAAAGCGTAGGCAAGAAGTCTACTAAAGCCTTACGTGATGCTGAATTAGTTCCTTGTGTTGTTTACGGAGGCGCCGAAACTTTAAATTTTTCTGCAGAAGAAAAATCTTTCAAAGGTTTGGTATATACTCCTGAAGCACACACGGTATCTATTGAGGTTGACGGAAAAACCATTCCTGCCGTACTTCAGGACATTCAGTTCCACCCACTGACAGACAAAATCCTACACGCTGATTTCTATCAGTTGTCGGATGACAAACCTGTAGTGATGGAAGTTCCTGTAAAACTTATAGGACGTTCAAAAGGTGTTGTTGCTGGTGGTGCAATGAGACAGTCTTTCAGAAAACTGAAAGTGAAAGCAATCCCTGCAAACTTGCCAGACGAAATCGTGGTAGATGTTACTCCACTTAAAATTGGTAGCAAACTTTATGTTGGCGATATCAAAACAGAAGGATTCACTTTCATGCATCCTGCCAACGCAGTAGTAGTTGCTGTTAAAATGTCCAGAACTGCAGCCAAAGGTGGCGCGTCTGTTGACGAAGATGAAGAAGAAGAAACTCCAGCAGGAGACGTTCCAGCTACGGAAGAAACAAGTGCAGAATAA
- a CDS encoding glutamine synthetase III family protein: MSNLRFKALELLSQKDYRKENAVEVPAKLSSLFCENVFSEETMREYLTKEAFTSIQNAIKSGLKIQRDVADQIAVAMKDWSISKGATHYTHWFQPLTGSTAEKHDSFFTPFESDRAIDRFSGGMLIQQEPDASSFPNGGIRNTFEARGYTAWDPTSPAFIMGTTLCIPSIFISYTGETLDYKAPLLRALHAVDEAATDICRSYFDKNVTKVIPTLGWEQEYFLVDSALYQSRPDLVITGKTLLGHSPAKGQQLDDHYFGSIPTRVMNFMKELEIKSIQLGIPVTTRHNEVAPNQFELAPMFEEVNVAVDHNSLLMDLMARVAHKHHFHILFHEKPFAGVNGSGKHNNWSLATDTGENLLSPGKNPKKNLQFLTFFVNTLKAVHDYADLLRVSIASAGNDHRLGANEAPPAIISTFIGSQLFGVLEELEKVKDGKLSPEEKTDLKLNVVGKIPNILLDNTDRNRTSPFAFTGNKFEIRAVGSSANCAEVMTVMNAIAAKQFKTFKIEVDALVESGLKKDEAIFNVLREYIKDSKNIMFEGDGYSEEWAIEAAKRGLNNLKTTPQALSRELDPKFIALYEELGIYTHREMEARNEIKLEKYSSVIAIEARVIADIARNHIIPCALKYQNRLIENVKGLKEIFGDAEYQTLAKEQMSLIRDISGHVSIIKVEVENLLEAIENAKSKSNSREMADSFCEEVIPFFAKIRNSSDELEMMVDDELWPLTKYRELLFTR; the protein is encoded by the coding sequence ATGTCAAATTTAAGATTTAAAGCGCTAGAATTACTTTCTCAGAAAGATTACAGAAAAGAAAATGCAGTGGAAGTTCCTGCAAAATTATCTTCACTTTTTTGTGAAAACGTTTTCTCAGAAGAAACGATGAGAGAATACTTAACCAAAGAAGCATTTACGTCCATTCAGAATGCCATTAAAAGCGGACTGAAAATCCAAAGGGACGTCGCAGATCAAATCGCAGTAGCCATGAAAGACTGGTCGATAAGCAAAGGAGCCACCCACTACACCCACTGGTTTCAACCTTTGACTGGATCTACCGCAGAAAAGCACGACTCCTTTTTTACTCCATTCGAAAGTGACCGCGCCATTGACCGGTTTTCCGGGGGAATGTTGATTCAGCAAGAACCAGATGCCTCCTCTTTTCCAAACGGCGGAATTAGAAACACTTTTGAAGCACGTGGTTATACGGCCTGGGATCCAACTTCGCCCGCGTTCATCATGGGAACAACTTTATGCATTCCTTCCATTTTTATTTCTTATACGGGTGAGACTTTAGATTACAAAGCGCCTCTGCTTAGAGCATTACATGCCGTAGATGAAGCTGCGACTGATATTTGCCGGTCTTATTTTGACAAAAATGTAACGAAAGTGATTCCTACTTTAGGCTGGGAGCAGGAATATTTCTTAGTAGATTCTGCATTGTATCAATCAAGGCCGGATCTGGTCATTACCGGAAAAACACTTTTGGGGCATTCTCCTGCAAAAGGCCAACAGTTAGACGATCACTATTTCGGTTCTATTCCTACGCGGGTAATGAACTTCATGAAAGAACTGGAAATCAAATCAATTCAACTGGGAATTCCTGTAACGACGCGTCATAACGAAGTTGCCCCGAACCAGTTTGAATTAGCTCCGATGTTTGAAGAAGTAAATGTCGCTGTGGATCACAATTCATTATTAATGGATTTAATGGCGAGAGTTGCGCACAAACACCATTTCCATATTTTATTCCACGAAAAACCGTTCGCCGGAGTGAATGGAAGCGGAAAACACAACAACTGGAGTTTGGCCACCGATACCGGAGAAAACCTTTTAAGCCCGGGTAAAAACCCTAAAAAGAACCTTCAGTTTTTGACCTTCTTCGTCAATACACTGAAAGCAGTCCATGATTACGCAGACTTATTAAGAGTGAGTATTGCTTCTGCCGGCAACGATCACCGTTTAGGTGCCAATGAAGCGCCTCCTGCTATTATTTCAACCTTTATCGGTTCGCAGTTATTTGGCGTTTTAGAAGAGCTTGAAAAAGTAAAAGACGGAAAATTATCTCCTGAAGAAAAAACAGACCTTAAGTTAAATGTGGTGGGTAAAATTCCAAATATTTTACTAGACAACACCGACAGAAACAGAACTTCTCCATTTGCCTTTACCGGCAACAAATTTGAAATAAGAGCGGTTGGATCCTCTGCGAATTGCGCAGAAGTGATGACCGTGATGAACGCGATCGCCGCCAAACAGTTTAAAACTTTCAAAATAGAAGTCGATGCTTTGGTTGAAAGTGGCCTGAAAAAAGACGAAGCGATTTTTAATGTATTAAGAGAATACATTAAAGACTCTAAGAATATTATGTTTGAAGGCGATGGTTATTCAGAAGAATGGGCCATCGAAGCCGCCAAAAGAGGACTGAACAACTTGAAAACAACGCCTCAGGCTCTGAGTAGGGAGTTGGATCCGAAATTTATTGCATTATATGAGGAGCTTGGCATTTACACCCATCGTGAAATGGAAGCGAGAAATGAAATTAAATTAGAGAAATACTCATCAGTAATCGCTATTGAAGCAAGAGTAATCGCTGATATTGCAAGAAACCACATTATTCCCTGCGCCCTTAAATATCAGAACCGCCTCATTGAAAACGTGAAAGGATTAAAAGAAATCTTCGGTGATGCCGAGTATCAAACTTTGGCTAAAGAACAAATGAGTCTCATCAGAGATATTTCAGGACATGTAAGCATCATTAAAGTAGAAGTGGAAAATCTGCTTGAGGCAATCGAAAACGCAAAATCAAAAAGCAATTCCAGGGAAATGGCCGATTCTTTTTGTGAGGAAGTTATCCCATTTTTTGCTAAAATCAGAAACTCATCTGATGAGCTTGAAATGATGGTTGACGACGAATTATGGCCGCTGACCAAATACAGAGAACTTTTGTTTACAAGATAA
- a CDS encoding DUF3575 domain-containing protein, translating into MKNYLLIASLLFALSVQAQNTADQRQNDIIISPIELIAGPALNLSYERLLNKDSGIGINALVLLDNKNNGDGLQSQISPYYRMYFGKGYASGFFVEGFIPITTSNDSAYTTYFGSGVYSPYTYQKNTTIGAGIGFGGKWVARRNIVFEASMGIARRFGMKSEYSDTPVTGKGMLGIGYRF; encoded by the coding sequence ATGAAAAACTATTTACTGATTGCCTCTCTCCTCTTTGCACTTAGCGTTCAGGCACAAAATACTGCTGACCAAAGACAAAATGACATTATTATCAGTCCGATTGAATTAATCGCAGGACCGGCTTTGAATTTATCTTATGAAAGGCTGCTGAATAAAGATTCCGGTATCGGTATTAATGCCTTGGTTCTTTTAGATAACAAAAACAATGGAGATGGTTTGCAATCTCAAATTTCACCTTATTACCGAATGTATTTTGGTAAAGGATATGCTTCTGGATTTTTTGTGGAAGGTTTTATACCGATCACCACATCAAATGATTCCGCGTACACTACTTACTTTGGTTCCGGTGTTTATTCTCCTTACACGTATCAGAAGAATACGACCATAGGAGCCGGAATTGGTTTTGGGGGAAAATGGGTTGCCAGAAGAAATATTGTTTTCGAAGCAAGTATGGGAATTGCCAGGAGATTTGGGATGAAATCTGAATATTCTGATACGCCGGTTACAGGAAAAGGAATGCTGGGAATTGGTTATCGTTTCTAG
- a CDS encoding type III pantothenate kinase produces MNSIVINIGNTNIRFGLFNDDNCDVSWILNTKPYRTSDEMQMQFMMMYQTHRIEAENIDKIIIGSVVPQLTYDVSRAIQKIHGKKPTVVDRNTPSEVQPKSKQMGTDIYANLVAAHHLYPAGKKKIIFDFGTALTASCINESGETLGVIIAPGIITALNSLIHDTAQLPEIELVKPKSVLGLDTVSCMQSGMVYGYLGMVEGFVDRINDEVEDECFVIATGGVSHVYKPLTDKIQIADRLHTLKGLYYLGKNL; encoded by the coding sequence ATGAATTCCATCGTAATCAATATAGGAAACACCAACATCCGATTCGGACTTTTTAATGACGACAACTGCGATGTATCCTGGATTTTAAATACTAAACCGTACAGAACCAGCGATGAAATGCAGATGCAGTTTATGATGATGTATCAAACGCATAGAATTGAAGCTGAAAATATCGACAAAATAATTATTGGATCGGTAGTTCCTCAACTCACTTACGATGTTTCAAGAGCGATTCAGAAAATTCACGGTAAAAAACCGACTGTTGTTGATCGAAATACTCCGTCAGAAGTTCAGCCAAAATCAAAACAAATGGGTACCGATATTTATGCCAACTTGGTCGCCGCACATCATCTTTATCCTGCCGGTAAAAAGAAAATTATTTTCGATTTCGGTACAGCATTAACGGCGAGCTGCATTAATGAAAGTGGAGAAACCCTCGGAGTGATTATCGCTCCGGGAATTATTACCGCACTAAACTCTTTAATTCACGATACCGCACAATTGCCTGAAATCGAATTGGTAAAACCGAAATCCGTTTTGGGCTTAGATACTGTTTCCTGCATGCAAAGCGGGATGGTTTATGGTTATTTAGGTATGGTTGAAGGATTTGTAGACCGTATTAATGATGAGGTTGAAGATGAATGTTTCGTGATCGCAACCGGCGGAGTTTCCCATGTTTACAAACCTTTAACGGACAAAATTCAGATTGCGGACCGACTGCATACTTTGAAAGGATTGTATTATTTGGGAAAAAATTTATAA